A DNA window from Streptomyces bacillaris contains the following coding sequences:
- a CDS encoding helix-turn-helix transcriptional regulator, protein MKYDGGAPQEELATGERSTRNRVARSILDHGPSTVADLAKRLGLTQAAVRRHLDALVSDDVVEAREQRVYGARTRGRPAKVFALTDCGRDAFDQSYDKLAADALRFIAESGGDEAIIAFARARMAAMGEAYRAAVEAAEPERRTEALARALSADGYAATARSAPGPQQGEQLCQHHCPVAHVAEQFPQLCEAETEFFSSLLGTHVQRLATLAHGDGVCTTYVPRSGQTAPPQTTHSASASTAGRNPA, encoded by the coding sequence GTGAAATACGACGGCGGGGCTCCTCAGGAGGAACTCGCGACCGGTGAGCGCTCGACGCGCAACCGGGTCGCGCGCTCCATCCTGGACCACGGGCCCTCCACCGTCGCGGACCTTGCCAAGCGCCTCGGCCTCACCCAGGCCGCCGTCCGCCGCCACCTGGACGCCCTCGTCTCCGACGATGTCGTCGAAGCCCGTGAACAGCGGGTCTACGGGGCACGGACCCGGGGCAGGCCCGCCAAGGTGTTCGCCCTGACGGACTGCGGCCGGGACGCCTTCGACCAGTCCTACGACAAGCTGGCCGCCGACGCCCTGCGCTTCATCGCCGAATCCGGCGGGGACGAGGCGATCATCGCCTTCGCCCGCGCCCGGATGGCCGCGATGGGCGAGGCGTACCGCGCCGCGGTCGAGGCCGCGGAGCCCGAGCGGCGCACGGAGGCCCTCGCCAGGGCTCTGAGCGCCGACGGGTACGCTGCTACGGCGCGAAGCGCGCCGGGCCCGCAGCAGGGCGAGCAGCTGTGCCAGCACCACTGCCCGGTGGCGCATGTCGCCGAGCAGTTCCCACAGCTGTGCGAGGCGGAGACGGAATTCTTCTCCAGCCTCCTCGGGACCCATGTGCAGCGTCTGGCCACCCTCGCCCATGGCGACGGCGTGTGCACGACATACGTGCCGCGCAGCGGCCAGACAGCACCCCCACAGACCACCCATTCAGCATCTGCAAGCACGGCCGGGAGGAACCCCGCATGA
- the sufB gene encoding Fe-S cluster assembly protein SufB, with amino-acid sequence MTLPTETAHPELEGLGTYEFGWADSDAAGAAAKRGLSEEVVRDISEKKNEPEWMLKLRLKGLKLFGKKPMPSWGSDLSGIDFDNIKYFVRSTEKQAASWEDLPEDIKNTYDKLGIPEAEKQRLVAGVAAQYESEVVYHQIREDLEEQGVIFLDTDTALKEHPELFKEYFGTVIPVGDNKFASLNTAVWSGGSFIYVPKGVHVDIPLQAYFRINTENMGQFERTLIIVDEDAYVHYVEGCTAPIYSSDSLHSAVVEIIVKKGGRCRYTTIQNWSNNVYNLVTKRAVAYEGATMEWVDGNIGSKVTMKYPAVYLMGEHAKGETLSIAFAGEGQHQDAGAKMVHMAPNTSSNIVSKSVARGGGRTSYRGLIEIGEGAPGAKSNVLCDALLVDTISRSDTYPYVDVREDDVSMGHEATVSKVSEDQLFYLMSRGLTEFEAMAMIVRGFVEPIAKELPMEYALELNRLIELQMEGSVG; translated from the coding sequence ATGACGCTCCCCACGGAGACTGCCCACCCTGAGCTCGAGGGTCTGGGTACGTACGAATTCGGCTGGGCCGACTCCGACGCGGCAGGCGCGGCGGCCAAGCGCGGCCTCTCCGAGGAGGTCGTCCGCGACATCTCGGAGAAGAAGAACGAGCCGGAGTGGATGCTGAAGCTCCGCCTCAAGGGTCTGAAGCTCTTCGGCAAGAAGCCCATGCCCAGCTGGGGCTCGGACCTGTCGGGCATCGACTTCGACAACATCAAGTACTTCGTGCGCTCCACGGAGAAGCAGGCCGCCTCCTGGGAGGACCTGCCCGAGGACATCAAGAACACGTACGACAAGCTCGGCATCCCCGAGGCGGAGAAGCAGCGCCTCGTCGCCGGTGTCGCCGCGCAGTACGAGTCCGAGGTCGTCTACCACCAGATCCGCGAGGACCTGGAGGAGCAGGGCGTCATCTTCCTGGACACCGACACCGCGCTGAAGGAGCACCCGGAGCTCTTCAAGGAGTACTTCGGCACCGTCATCCCGGTCGGCGACAACAAGTTCGCCTCGCTGAACACGGCCGTGTGGTCCGGCGGCTCGTTCATCTACGTGCCCAAGGGCGTCCACGTGGACATCCCGCTCCAGGCCTACTTCCGTATCAACACGGAGAACATGGGCCAGTTCGAGCGGACGCTGATCATCGTCGACGAGGACGCCTACGTCCACTACGTCGAGGGCTGCACCGCCCCGATCTACTCCTCGGACTCGCTGCACAGCGCCGTGGTCGAGATCATCGTGAAGAAGGGCGGCCGCTGCCGCTACACGACCATCCAGAACTGGTCGAACAACGTCTACAACCTGGTCACCAAGCGGGCCGTGGCCTACGAGGGCGCGACCATGGAGTGGGTCGACGGCAACATCGGCTCCAAGGTGACCATGAAGTACCCGGCCGTCTACCTGATGGGCGAGCACGCCAAGGGCGAGACGCTCTCCATCGCCTTCGCGGGCGAGGGCCAGCACCAGGACGCCGGCGCCAAGATGGTCCACATGGCTCCGAACACCTCCTCGAACATCGTCTCCAAGTCGGTGGCGCGAGGCGGCGGCCGCACCTCCTACCGCGGTCTGATCGAGATCGGTGAGGGCGCGCCGGGCGCGAAGTCCAACGTCCTCTGCGACGCTCTGCTCGTCGACACGATCTCCCGCTCGGACACCTACCCGTACGTCGACGTCCGTGAGGACGACGTGTCGATGGGCCACGAGGCGACCGTCTCCAAGGTCTCCGAGGACCAGCTCTTCTACCTGATGAGCCGCGGACTCACCGAGTTCGAGGCCATGGCGATGATCGTGCGTGGCTTCGTCGAGCCGATCGCGAAGGAGCTGCCCATGGAGTACGCCCTGGAGCTCAACCGGCTGATCGAGCTGCAGATGGAGGGTTCGGTCGGCTAG
- the sufD gene encoding Fe-S cluster assembly protein SufD, producing the protein MAEAQNIPVGSTTAGSIAVAAESTVATRMSAPPSFDVADFPVPHGREEEWRFTPLERLRGLHDGTAVANGGGVKVAIEAPEGVTVETVGRDDARLGKAGTPVDRVAAQAYSSFEQASVVTVAKEAVLTEPIRIAVHGEGGTAFGHQVIELKPFAEAVVVIDHTGDAVLAANVDYVLGDGAKLTVVSVQDWDDTAVHVGQHNALVGRDASFKSIVVTFGGDLVRLHPRVAYAAPGGEAELFGLYFTDKGQHQEHRLLVDHNTPHCKSNAVYKGALQGDGAHAVWIGDVLIQAAAEGTDTYEMNRNLVLTDGARVDSVPNLEIETGEIVGAGHASATGRFDDEQLFYLQSRGIPAEEARRLVVRGFFAELVQQIGLPDVEERLIDKIEAELKASV; encoded by the coding sequence ATGGCTGAGGCTCAGAACATCCCGGTGGGCTCCACCACCGCCGGCTCCATCGCGGTGGCCGCCGAGTCGACCGTCGCCACGCGCATGAGCGCACCCCCGTCCTTCGACGTCGCGGACTTCCCCGTCCCGCACGGTCGCGAGGAGGAGTGGCGCTTCACCCCGCTGGAGCGGCTGCGCGGGCTGCACGACGGCACCGCCGTCGCGAACGGCGGCGGCGTGAAGGTCGCGATCGAGGCGCCCGAGGGCGTCACCGTCGAGACCGTCGGCCGCGACGACGCCCGGCTCGGCAAGGCCGGTACGCCGGTGGACCGGGTCGCCGCCCAGGCGTACAGCTCCTTCGAGCAGGCCTCGGTCGTCACCGTCGCCAAGGAGGCCGTGCTCACCGAGCCCATCCGGATCGCCGTGCACGGCGAGGGCGGCACCGCCTTCGGCCACCAGGTCATCGAGCTGAAGCCCTTCGCCGAGGCCGTCGTCGTCATCGACCACACCGGTGACGCGGTGCTCGCCGCCAACGTCGACTACGTGCTGGGCGACGGCGCCAAGCTGACCGTCGTCTCCGTCCAGGACTGGGACGACACGGCCGTCCACGTCGGCCAGCACAACGCGCTGGTCGGCCGGGACGCCTCCTTCAAGTCGATCGTCGTCACCTTCGGCGGCGACCTGGTCCGCCTCCACCCGCGGGTCGCCTACGCGGCGCCCGGCGGCGAGGCGGAGCTCTTCGGTCTGTACTTCACCGACAAGGGCCAGCACCAGGAGCACCGCCTCCTGGTCGACCACAACACCCCGCACTGCAAGTCCAACGCGGTGTACAAGGGCGCACTCCAGGGCGACGGCGCCCACGCCGTCTGGATCGGGGACGTCCTCATCCAGGCCGCGGCCGAGGGCACCGACACCTACGAGATGAACCGGAACCTCGTCCTCACCGACGGCGCCCGGGTCGACTCCGTACCCAACCTGGAGATCGAGACCGGCGAGATCGTCGGCGCCGGCCACGCCTCGGCGACCGGCCGCTTCGACGACGAGCAGCTCTTCTACCTCCAGTCCCGCGGTATCCCGGCCGAGGAGGCCCGCCGCCTGGTCGTGCGCGGCTTCTTCGCCGAGCTGGTCCAGCAGATCGGCCTGCCGGACGTCGAGGAGCGGCTGATCGACAAGATCGAGGCCGAGCTGAAGGCGTCCGTCTGA
- a CDS encoding bifunctional 3-phenylpropionate/cinnamic acid dioxygenase ferredoxin subunit gives MAFVKACALSELEEDTPKRVELDGTPVSVVRTEGEVFAINDICSHANVSLSEGEVEDCAIECWLHGSAFDLRTGKPSGLPATRPVPVYPVKIEGDDVLVSVTQES, from the coding sequence ATGGCCTTCGTCAAAGCCTGTGCGCTGAGTGAGCTGGAGGAGGACACCCCCAAACGGGTGGAACTCGACGGCACACCGGTCTCCGTCGTCCGCACCGAGGGCGAGGTGTTCGCGATCAACGACATCTGCTCGCACGCGAACGTCTCCCTCTCCGAGGGCGAGGTGGAGGACTGCGCGATCGAGTGCTGGCTGCACGGATCGGCGTTCGACCTCCGCACCGGCAAGCCGTCCGGCCTTCCCGCGACGCGCCCCGTCCCCGTATACCCCGTAAAGATCGAAGGGGACGATGTGCTCGTCTCCGTCACCCAGGAGTCCTGA
- the sufC gene encoding Fe-S cluster assembly ATPase SufC: MATLEIRDLHVSVEADNATKEILKGVDLTVKQGETHAIMGPNGSGKSTLAYSLAGHPKYTITGGSVTLDGEDVLEMSVDERARAGLFLAMQYPVEIPGVSVSNFLRTSATAVRGEAPKLRTWVKEVKETMAGLQMDPSFAERNVNEGFSGGEKKRHEILQLELLKPKIAVLDETDSGLDVDALKTVSEGVNRVRATGEVGTLLITHYTRILKYIQPDFVHVFANGRIAASGGAELADQLENEGYEAYTKGGASA; the protein is encoded by the coding sequence ATGGCAACGCTTGAAATCCGCGACCTGCACGTCTCCGTCGAGGCCGACAACGCCACGAAGGAGATCCTCAAGGGCGTCGACCTGACCGTGAAGCAGGGCGAGACCCACGCCATCATGGGCCCCAACGGGTCCGGCAAGTCCACCCTCGCGTACTCGCTGGCGGGTCACCCCAAGTACACGATCACCGGCGGTTCGGTCACCCTGGACGGCGAGGACGTCCTGGAGATGTCCGTCGACGAGCGCGCCCGCGCCGGCCTCTTCCTCGCCATGCAGTACCCGGTCGAGATCCCCGGTGTCTCGGTCTCCAACTTCCTGCGCACCTCCGCCACCGCCGTCCGCGGCGAGGCCCCCAAGCTCCGTACGTGGGTCAAGGAGGTCAAGGAGACGATGGCCGGGCTCCAGATGGACCCGTCCTTCGCCGAGCGCAACGTCAACGAGGGCTTCTCCGGCGGTGAGAAGAAGCGCCACGAGATCCTTCAGCTGGAGCTGCTCAAGCCGAAGATCGCCGTCCTGGACGAGACCGACTCCGGCCTGGACGTCGACGCGCTCAAGACCGTCTCCGAGGGCGTCAACCGGGTCCGCGCGACCGGCGAGGTCGGCACGCTGCTGATCACGCACTACACCCGGATCCTGAAGTACATCCAGCCCGACTTCGTGCACGTGTTCGCCAACGGCAGGATCGCCGCCTCCGGTGGCGCCGAGCTGGCCGACCAGCTGGAGAACGAGGGCTACGAGGCATACACGAAGGGTGGCGCTTCCGCGTGA
- a CDS encoding cysteine desulfurase, whose translation MTDARQGLTGLLDTEAIRKDFPLLDRTVHDGKKIVYLDSAATSQKPRQVLDALNTYYERHNANVHRGVYTIAEEATALYEGARDKVAAFINAPSRDEVIFTKNASESLNLVANMLGWADEPYRVDRDTEIVTTEMEHHSNIVPWQLLSQRTGAKLKWFGITDDGRLDLSNIDEIITEKTKIVSFTLVSNILGTVNPVEQIIRRAQQVGALVCIDASQAAPHMVLDVQALQADFVAFTGHKMVGPTGIGVLWGRQELLEDLPPFLGGGEMIETVSMHSSTYAPAPHKFEAGTPPIAQAVGLGAAVDYLSSIGMEKIHAHEKAITEYAVKRLLEVPDLRIIGPATAEDRGATISFTLGDIHPHDVGQVLDELGIAVRVGHHCARPVCLRYGIPATTRASFYLYSTPAEVDALVDGLEHVRNFFG comes from the coding sequence GTGACTGACGCCCGACAGGGGCTCACCGGCCTCCTCGACACCGAGGCGATCCGCAAGGACTTCCCGCTCCTGGACCGCACGGTCCACGACGGCAAGAAGATCGTTTACCTGGACTCCGCGGCCACCTCGCAGAAGCCGCGCCAGGTCCTCGACGCGCTCAACACGTACTACGAGCGCCACAACGCGAACGTGCACCGCGGCGTCTACACGATCGCCGAGGAGGCCACCGCGCTGTACGAAGGCGCCCGTGACAAGGTCGCGGCCTTCATCAACGCACCCAGCCGCGACGAGGTGATCTTCACCAAGAACGCCTCGGAGTCGCTCAACCTCGTGGCCAACATGCTCGGCTGGGCGGACGAGCCCTACCGGGTGGACCGCGACACCGAGATCGTCACCACGGAGATGGAGCACCACTCCAACATCGTGCCCTGGCAGCTGCTCTCGCAGCGCACGGGCGCGAAGCTGAAGTGGTTCGGCATCACCGACGACGGCCGGCTCGACCTGTCGAACATCGACGAGATCATCACCGAGAAGACGAAGATCGTCTCCTTCACGCTGGTCTCCAACATCCTGGGCACCGTCAACCCGGTCGAGCAGATCATCCGCCGCGCCCAGCAGGTCGGCGCCCTGGTCTGCATCGACGCCTCGCAGGCCGCCCCGCACATGGTGCTGGACGTGCAGGCGCTCCAGGCCGACTTCGTGGCCTTCACCGGCCACAAGATGGTCGGCCCGACCGGCATCGGCGTGCTCTGGGGACGGCAGGAGCTGCTGGAGGACCTGCCGCCGTTCCTCGGCGGCGGCGAGATGATCGAGACCGTCTCGATGCACTCCTCCACCTACGCCCCGGCGCCGCACAAGTTCGAGGCCGGTACGCCCCCGATCGCGCAGGCCGTCGGCCTCGGCGCGGCCGTGGACTACCTCTCCTCGATCGGCATGGAGAAGATCCACGCCCACGAGAAGGCGATCACCGAGTACGCGGTGAAGCGCCTCCTGGAGGTCCCGGACCTGCGGATCATCGGCCCGGCGACGGCCGAGGACCGCGGGGCGACGATCTCCTTCACGCTCGGGGACATCCACCCGCACGACGTGGGCCAGGTCCTCGACGAACTGGGCATCGCCGTCCGGGTCGGCCACCACTGTGCCCGCCCGGTCTGCCTGCGGTACGGAATTCCCGCGACGACGCGAGCGTCGTTCTATCTGTACTCCACGCCCGCCGAGGTCGACGCACTGGTGGACGGGCTGGAGCACGTCCGGAACTTCTTCGGCTGA
- the sufU gene encoding Fe-S cluster assembly sulfur transfer protein SufU, protein MKLDSMYQEVILDHYKHPHGRGLRDGDAEVHHVNPTCGDEITLRVKYDGETIADVSYEGQGCSISQASASVLNELLVGKELTQARMIQDTFLELMQSKGQLEPDDAMEEVLEDAVAFAGVSKYPARVKCALLSWMAWKDATAKALSEGKTA, encoded by the coding sequence GTGAAGCTTGATTCCATGTACCAGGAAGTGATCCTGGACCACTACAAGCACCCCCACGGGCGCGGCCTGCGGGACGGCGACGCCGAGGTGCACCACGTCAACCCGACGTGCGGCGACGAGATCACTCTCCGGGTCAAGTACGACGGCGAGACCATCGCCGACGTCAGCTACGAGGGCCAGGGCTGCTCGATCAGCCAGGCCAGTGCCTCCGTACTGAACGAGCTGCTGGTCGGCAAGGAGCTGACCCAGGCGCGGATGATCCAGGACACCTTCCTGGAGCTGATGCAGTCCAAGGGCCAGCTGGAGCCGGACGACGCGATGGAGGAGGTGCTGGAGGACGCGGTCGCGTTCGCCGGCGTCTCCAAGTACCCCGCCCGGGTCAAGTGCGCGCTGCTGAGCTGGATGGCGTGGAAGGACGCGACGGCCAAGGCGCTGTCCGAAGGGAAGACCGCATGA
- a CDS encoding metal-sulfur cluster assembly factor, with amino-acid sequence MSDNETATMKPASEEEVREALYDVVDPELGIDVVNLGLIYGIHVDDANIATLDMTLTSAACPLTDVIEDQAKSATDGIVNELRINWVWMPPWGPDKITDDGREQLRALGFNV; translated from the coding sequence ATGAGCGACAACGAGACCGCGACCATGAAGCCGGCCTCCGAGGAGGAGGTCCGCGAGGCGCTGTACGACGTCGTCGACCCCGAGCTGGGCATCGACGTCGTCAACCTGGGCCTGATCTACGGCATCCACGTCGACGACGCCAACATCGCCACCCTCGACATGACCCTCACGTCCGCGGCCTGCCCGCTGACCGACGTCATCGAGGACCAGGCGAAGTCCGCCACGGACGGCATCGTCAACGAGCTCCGGATCAACTGGGTCTGGATGCCGCCGTGGGGCCCGGACAAGATCACGGACGACGGCCGCGAGCAGCTGCGCGCGCTGGGGTTCAACGTCTGA
- a CDS encoding VOC family protein: MAVSLYHLAVDSHDLPLMARFWSAVLDWKILYEDEHEIVIGAHETALPGMCFLPVPEEKTVKNRLHIDLTPDDQAAEVERIIALGARRLDVGQGPESTWVVLADPEGNEFCVLRPKRTLTD; the protein is encoded by the coding sequence ATGGCCGTATCCCTGTACCACCTCGCCGTCGACTCCCACGACCTGCCGCTCATGGCCCGCTTCTGGAGCGCGGTACTCGACTGGAAGATCCTCTACGAGGACGAGCACGAGATCGTCATCGGCGCCCACGAGACCGCGCTGCCCGGCATGTGCTTCCTCCCTGTGCCGGAGGAGAAGACCGTCAAGAACCGGCTGCACATCGATCTGACCCCCGACGACCAGGCCGCCGAGGTCGAGCGGATCATCGCGCTCGGCGCACGGCGGCTGGACGTCGGGCAGGGGCCGGAATCCACCTGGGTGGTGCTGGCAGATCCCGAGGGCAACGAGTTCTGCGTGCTGCGGCCCAAGCGGACGCTGACGGACTGA
- a CDS encoding DMT family transporter, with translation MGYAYGLLAAAIAAEVAGTTAMKYSEGFTRLWPSIGTAVGYLIAFTLLAQTLKTLSVGTAYAIWAGVGTAAVALIGILFMGESSSLVKIVGVGLIVVGVVVLNLGGAH, from the coding sequence ATGGGATACGCATACGGACTGCTGGCCGCTGCGATCGCGGCGGAGGTGGCCGGGACGACGGCCATGAAGTACAGCGAGGGCTTCACCCGGCTCTGGCCCTCGATCGGCACGGCGGTGGGCTATCTCATCGCCTTCACCCTGCTCGCCCAGACCCTCAAGACCCTCTCCGTGGGCACCGCCTACGCGATCTGGGCCGGTGTCGGCACAGCGGCCGTGGCCCTCATCGGCATCCTGTTCATGGGGGAGTCCAGCAGTCTGGTCAAGATCGTGGGGGTCGGTCTGATCGTCGTCGGGGTCGTCGTGCTCAATCTGGGGGGAGCGCACTGA
- a CDS encoding TetR/AcrR family transcriptional regulator: MARRYDPDRRTRIIDAALRVIVADGIAGLSHRSVAAEADVPLGSTTYHFGSLDELLTAALRRSNENFAQALRDSEVCAGDADGGEGASSGARLADELTRLLGEWFAGERGAIELEYELYLAALRRPALRPVAAEWTTSAVELLSTRTDPATARALVALMDGVCLQVLLTGSAFDAEYTREMLTRVVDGCA, translated from the coding sequence ATGGCCCGCCGGTACGACCCCGACCGGCGTACGCGGATCATCGACGCGGCGCTGCGGGTGATCGTGGCCGACGGGATAGCCGGGCTCAGCCACCGGTCCGTGGCCGCCGAGGCGGACGTGCCGCTCGGCTCGACCACGTACCACTTCGGTTCGCTCGACGAGCTGCTGACGGCCGCCCTGCGCCGGTCCAACGAGAACTTCGCCCAGGCGCTGCGTGACAGCGAGGTCTGCGCCGGTGACGCGGACGGGGGTGAGGGTGCCTCCTCCGGTGCCCGGCTCGCCGATGAGCTGACCCGGTTGCTGGGGGAGTGGTTCGCGGGGGAGCGGGGTGCGATCGAGCTGGAGTACGAGCTGTATCTCGCCGCCCTGCGCCGCCCGGCCCTGCGCCCCGTCGCCGCCGAGTGGACCACGTCGGCGGTCGAGCTGCTGTCCACGCGGACCGACCCGGCCACCGCGCGGGCGCTGGTCGCGCTGATGGACGGCGTCTGCCTCCAGGTGCTGCTGACCGGCTCCGCCTTCGACGCGGAGTACACCCGCGAGATGCTGACCCGGGTCGTGGACGGGTGCGCCTGA
- a CDS encoding winged helix-turn-helix transcriptional regulator: protein MAQRTSLADADCSIAQALDVVGDWWTLLIVRDTARGVHRFDALQQELGVSRKVLTERLRLLVEAGVLAREPYQERPVRYEYRLTPRGRALLPVLIALQDWGDAWVLGEGETMATTAEASREADRVAGLLGTRVPELALTGADGERHDPVADTPYTVLYCFPSAYARADAYPPGWAGIPGASGCTLESCTYRDQLAEFTAAGATVHGVSVQRPDEQRAFAEKEGLRFPLLSDADLTLTAALRLPTFRAAGVSRLKRLTLVVDRERTVRQVLYPITDIEASVRTALETVRALG, encoded by the coding sequence ATGGCTCAGCGCACCAGCCTGGCCGATGCCGACTGCTCGATCGCCCAGGCGCTCGACGTCGTCGGTGACTGGTGGACCCTGCTGATCGTGCGGGACACCGCACGCGGGGTGCACCGGTTCGACGCGCTCCAGCAGGAGCTGGGCGTCTCGCGCAAGGTCCTCACGGAGCGGCTGCGGCTGCTGGTGGAGGCGGGGGTGCTGGCGCGGGAGCCGTACCAGGAGCGCCCGGTGCGGTACGAGTACCGCCTCACCCCGCGCGGCCGCGCGCTGCTGCCCGTCCTGATCGCGCTCCAGGACTGGGGCGACGCGTGGGTACTGGGGGAAGGGGAGACGATGGCGACGACGGCGGAGGCCTCACGGGAGGCGGACCGGGTGGCCGGACTGCTGGGGACGCGGGTGCCGGAGCTGGCGCTCACGGGGGCGGACGGGGAGCGGCACGATCCGGTGGCGGACACCCCGTACACCGTTCTGTACTGCTTCCCCAGCGCCTACGCCCGCGCGGACGCCTATCCGCCAGGGTGGGCCGGGATCCCGGGGGCGAGCGGCTGCACCCTCGAATCGTGCACGTACCGCGACCAGTTGGCCGAGTTCACGGCCGCCGGAGCCACCGTGCACGGGGTCTCCGTGCAGCGCCCGGACGAGCAGCGCGCCTTCGCGGAGAAGGAGGGGCTGCGCTTCCCGCTGCTCTCGGACGCGGACCTGACGCTGACGGCGGCCCTGCGGCTGCCGACGTTCCGGGCGGCGGGGGTGAGCCGGCTCAAGCGGCTGACGCTGGTGGTGGACCGGGAGCGGACGGTCCGGCAGGTGCTGTACCCGATCACGGACATCGAGGCGAGCGTGCGGACGGCGCTGGAGACGGTACGGGCGCTGGGCTGA
- a CDS encoding MFS transporter — translation MGMVRGVPRTVRLLALGVFLNAVVSITFVFLFLYLVGPRGLSTTQAGVISGIGGIGLVAGNFTGGWFGDRLGHRRALLAGACVSGAALVVLPVLPVAALYGVLPFAQYAAGVVRSANAALVAVSVPEGGDRRQSFALTRFAANGGFAIGPPLGALVATRFSYDWLFVADGAGTLLFALYAARILPARSSAHSAPSHDPDAPGVWRELRARPAVLVLLAAIVCVDLVYRQQYATLPVFLADHGHGPQLYGWLLAINGGVILCLELPAAHVLRRRAPLGVVGVGLLLVGLGYAVLIPGAGVLFAVAMMLSLTLGEVLYKTPATAYVADQAPAHAQGRFQSLYAGASISGQVLAPPLGAALYAVAPALLWPVCALLAAGAGAAVLAARRLPGPGEKARIAANVPEAETGSPERAPAG, via the coding sequence ATGGGCATGGTGCGCGGAGTGCCGCGGACAGTACGGCTGCTGGCGCTCGGGGTGTTCCTCAACGCCGTCGTCAGCATCACGTTCGTCTTTCTCTTCCTCTACCTCGTCGGTCCGCGCGGCCTCTCCACCACCCAGGCCGGGGTGATCAGCGGGATCGGCGGCATCGGCCTGGTCGCGGGGAACTTCACCGGCGGCTGGTTCGGGGACCGCCTCGGCCACCGCCGGGCGCTGCTGGCCGGTGCCTGCGTCAGCGGGGCCGCCCTCGTGGTCCTGCCCGTCCTGCCGGTCGCCGCGCTGTACGGGGTGCTGCCGTTCGCCCAGTACGCCGCCGGGGTCGTCCGCTCCGCCAACGCGGCCCTCGTCGCGGTCTCGGTGCCCGAGGGCGGGGACCGGCGCCAGAGCTTCGCCCTCACCCGGTTCGCCGCCAACGGGGGCTTCGCCATCGGCCCGCCGCTCGGCGCTCTGGTCGCCACCCGGTTCTCGTACGACTGGCTCTTCGTCGCGGACGGGGCCGGCACCCTGCTCTTCGCCCTGTACGCCGCCCGCATCCTGCCCGCCCGGAGCAGCGCCCACTCCGCGCCCTCCCACGACCCGGACGCGCCGGGCGTGTGGCGCGAACTGCGGGCCAGGCCCGCGGTGCTGGTGCTGCTCGCCGCGATCGTCTGCGTCGACCTCGTCTACCGCCAGCAGTACGCGACCCTGCCTGTCTTCCTCGCGGACCACGGGCACGGCCCCCAGCTCTACGGCTGGCTGCTCGCCATCAACGGCGGGGTCATCCTCTGCCTCGAACTGCCCGCCGCCCACGTGCTGCGCAGACGCGCTCCGCTCGGTGTGGTCGGGGTGGGGCTGCTCCTCGTCGGACTCGGCTACGCCGTGCTCATCCCCGGGGCGGGCGTGCTCTTCGCTGTTGCCATGATGCTCTCGCTGACGCTCGGGGAGGTCCTCTACAAGACGCCCGCCACCGCGTACGTCGCCGACCAGGCGCCCGCCCACGCACAGGGCCGCTTCCAGAGCCTGTACGCCGGTGCATCGATCAGCGGCCAGGTCCTCGCGCCACCCCTGGGCGCCGCCCTGTACGCGGTGGCTCCCGCCCTGCTCTGGCCGGTGTGCGCCCTGCTCGCGGCGGGCGCCGGGGCGGCCGTGCTGGCGGCGCGGCGGCTGCCCGGACCGGGGGAGAAGGCGCGGATCGCGGCGAACGTGCCGGAAGCTGAGACCGGTTCGCCCGAGCGGGCCCCGGCCGGTTAG